In a genomic window of Arvicanthis niloticus isolate mArvNil1 chromosome 8, mArvNil1.pat.X, whole genome shotgun sequence:
- the LOC117713334 gene encoding putative G-protein coupled receptor 141, whose amino-acid sequence MDEMNVAILSNGSSVVMPTAGQVCEAYCRAILTTAYSVVLFGGSVGTFMMSHMMLKRKSQSAVATIIINIIVLHSLLLISLPFRLSYYISAVWKFGSFTCRMVSGIIYAHMYFTFVFYVAIVTLRLLIYFKKLQMQQLQKFHAVALSIIIWMAGSFIFLPIFFLQYGTDPSYTEQQRCFEFHRSLNCKDIIITNYSIIVIMMTTVLVLFLTQLIVILRLIKAYWPDMWAHQEYRAQIKSFFFLLVIVVCFIPHHAFRIYFIQNYPEQENSKLILYNEICVALTAFCCLDMLCFICGVIH is encoded by the coding sequence ATGGATGAGATGAATGTAGCCATTCTGTCAAATGGCTCAAGCGTGGTGATGCCTACAGCAGGGCAAGTCTGTGAAGCCTACTGCAGGGCAATTCTGACAACAGCTTATAGTGTGGTCTTATTTGGAGGCAGCGTTGGCACATTTATGATGTCACACATGATGCTCAAGAGGAAAAGCCAATCAGCGGTTGCCACGATCATCATTAATATCATCGTGCTGCATTCCCTTCTCCTGATTAGTCTACCATTCCGCCTCAGCTACTATATCTCAGCAGTCTGGAAGTTTGGATCTTTTACCTGCCGGATGGTTAGTGGTATTATATACGCTCACATGTACTTTACCTTTGTTTTTTATGTGGCCATTGTTACACTTCGGTTGCTCATCTACTTTAAGAAACTCCAAATGCAACAGTTACAAAAGTTCCATGCCGTGGCTCTGAGTATTATTATTTGGATGGCAGGAAGCTTCATCTTTTTaccaatattttttttacagtatgGCACAGATCCGAGTTATACAGAGCAACAACGATGCTTTGAGTTTCATAGATCTCTCAACTGCAAGGACATAATCATCACAAACTACTCTATAATTGTCATTATGATGACAACAGTTCTGGTCCTCTTTCTGACCCAGCTAATTGTCATTCTTCGTTTGATAAAAGCCTATTGGCCTGATATGTGGGCCCATCAAGAGTACAGAGCTCAAATCAAGAGTTTTTTCTTCCTGTTGGTCATAGTTGTCTGCTTTATACCCCACCATGCATTCAggatatattttattcaaaattatccCGAGCAAGAAAATTCTAAGTTAATACTGTACAATGAAATCTGTGTTGCTTTAACAGCCTTCTGCTGCCTGGATATGTTATGTTTCATATGTGGCGTCATCCATTAG